A stretch of Ischnura elegans chromosome 4, ioIscEleg1.1, whole genome shotgun sequence DNA encodes these proteins:
- the LOC124157672 gene encoding urocanate hydratase-like translates to MTIADALRDLCSGLPVDPLPPPKQRDPSLPHAPVRAHRLGPSGKKQALKNALRYFPPETHHILAPEFAEELKLYGHIYMYRFMPDIPMKAYPISEYPANCIECAAAMLMLMNNLDVKVAQFPQELVTYGGNGQCLSNWAQFRLVLHYLSIMKSNQTLHMYSGHPLGLFPSPPLSPKVVITNGMVIPNYSSRDQYDDMFALGVTMYGQMTAGSYCYIGPQGIVHGTTITVLNAGRKYLGVNDLGGKIFITSGLGGMSGAQAKAAVIAGCVGIIAEVSYKALKKRHEQGWLGEIEDDLDRLINRIRIAKKNKEAVSIGYHGNVVALWERLADELERTGERLVDLGSDQTSCHDPFGGGYYPVQISFEEALKVLGDPSQANYFKKLVRESLCRQVAAINKLTEAGAYFWDYGNAFLLEARRAGADVNKKINAVNNQEEEADVLSFRYPSYVQDIMGDIFSLGFGPFRWVCTSGLPEDLNITDKIAAYVIERISKGAVSQAAFAQYSDNLRWIKNAGKHQLVVGSQARILYSDWRGRIEIALEFNDAVSKGEIKGPVVISRDHHDVSGTDSPFRETSDVKDGSAFTADMAVQNCIGDSFRGASWVALHNGGGVGWGEVINGGFGLLLDGSNEAANRARFLLSWDVGNGLTRRCWAGNQNALSATTEAMLHDPNIQVTLPNKLVNEKILDGLFS, encoded by the exons ATGACGATCGCCGATGCCCTTCGGGACCTCTGCTCAGGGCTTCCAGTAGACCCACTCCCGCCCCCGAAGCAAAGGGACCCTTCCCTGCCGCACGCCCCGGTTCGGGCCCACCGGCTGGGACCCTCTGGGAAGAAG caaGCACTGAAGAATGCCCTGCGGTACTTCCCTCCAGAGACACATCACATCCTTGCTCCTGAGTTTGCAGAGGAACTTAAACTCTATGGACATATCTACATGTACAGATTCATGCCAGATATACCCATGAA GGCATATCCTATATCAGAATACCCGGCAAACTGCATTGAATGTGCAGCTGCCATGCTTATGTTGATGAATAATCTGGATGTCAAAGTAGCACAATTTCCTCAGGAGCTGGTAACATACGGTGGGAATGGTCAATGCCTATCTAACTGGGCTCAG TTCCGACTTGTTCTCCACTACCTCTCAATCATGAAGAGCAACCAAACTCTTCATATGTATTCAGGCCATCCGCTAGGGCTGTTCCCTTCACCACCATTGTCACCAAAAGTGGTCATCACCAATGGGATGGTCATTCCTAACTATTCCTCGAGAGACCAATATGATGATATGTTTGCCTTAGGAGTAACAAT GTATGGCCAGATGACAGCAGGAAGCTATTGCTACATTGGGCCACAGGGCATAGTCCATGGAACCACA ATCACAGTGCTCAATGCAGGCAGGAAATATCTAGGAGTGAATGATTTGggtggaaaaattttcattacctCCGGTCTAGGAGGTATGAGTGGTGCCCAAGCAAAAGCTGCAGTGATAGCTGGGTGTGTTGGCATAATTGCAGAG GTGAGCTACAAAGCACTAAAAAAACGACATGAACAAGGATGGCTAGGGGAAATTGAAGATGACTTGGATCGGCTGATTAACAGAATAAGGATAGCCAAGAAAAATAAAGAG GCAGTAAGTATAGGGTATCATGGAAATGTAGTAGCCCTTTGGGAACGCCTGGCTGATGAGCTGGAAAGAACAGGGGAGCGGTTGGTTGACTTAGGATCGGATCAGACATCTTGCCATGATCCATTTGGTGGAGGATACTATCCTGTGCAGATATCTTTTGAAGAGGCTCTAAAG GTTCTAGGTGATCCATCACAAGCAAACTACTTTAAGAAACTGGTGAGAGAAAGTCTCTGCCGTCAAGTAGCAGCCATAAATAAGTTGACCGAGGCTGGTGCATACTTTTGGGATTACGGCAATGCTTTCCTCCTTGAAGCAAGAAGGGCTGGTGCAGAtgttaataagaaaataaatgcagtGAACAATCAGGAGGAAGAGGCTGATGTGCTCTCCTTCCGCTATCCATCATACGTACAAGACATTATGGG AGACATCTTCTCCCTGGGCTTTGGACCTTTCCGATGGGTTTGCACCAGTGGACTGCCAGAGGATCTAAACATAACTGACAAAATTGCTGCTTACGTCATAGAGCGAATCTCAAAAG GTGCCGTCTCACAAGCAGCATTCGCTCAATATTCAGATAATTTACGATGGATTAAAAATGCAGGAAAACACCAATTGGTAGTAGGCTCGCAAGCAAGGATACTGTATTCAGACTGGAGAGGAAGGATTGAAATTGCTTTGGAATTCAACGATGCTGTATCAAAGGGGGAAATAaag ggaCCAGTGGTAATTAGCAGAGATCATCATGATGTAAGTGGCACAGATAGTCCTTTCAGGGAGACATCTGATGTTAAGGATGGATCAGCATTTACTGCAG ATATGGCAGTTCAAAATTGTATAGGTGACTCTTTCCGAGGAGCATCCTGGGTAGCATTGCATAATGGGGGTGGAGTTGGATG GGGAGAAGTAATCAATGGAGGATTTGGCCTGCTCCTTGATGGCTCCAATGAAGCAGCAAACAGAGCACGATTCCTTCTGTCGTGGGATGTTGGAAATGGATTGACAAGACG GTGCTGGGCAGGAAATCAGAATGCACTGAGTGCAACAACAGAAGCCATGCTACACGATCCAAACATCCAAGTAACTTTGCCAAACAAATTGGTCAATGAAAAAATTCTGGATGgattattttcataa